The DNA segment GCTGGACGTGGTGCGCCGCGTCGCGGGTGTCTTCCTCGAGCAGGTACATGCCTTTCTTGATGCCTTCTTCGGCACCGGCCGGCATGGCTGGCTGCTGGTACGACTCGTTCATCACGGTGATGTAGTAGAAGATGTCCTGTTGCTCTTCGGTCATCTTCTTCATGCCGTCCTGAATGATCACCGCCAGCTCGTAGCCGTAGGTCGGATCGTAGGTGCGGCAGTTCGGGATGGTCGCGGCCAGCAGGTGGCTGTGACCGTCTTCGTGCTGCAGACCTTCACCATTCAGGGTGGTACGGCCGGCGGTGCCGCCGATCAGGAAGCCACGGGTACGGCTGTCGCCGGCAGCCCAGGCCAGGTCGCCAATACGCTGGAAGCCGAACATCGAGTAGAAGATGTAGAACGGCAGCATCGGCTGGTTGTGGCTGGAGTACGAAGTACCGGCGGCGATGAACGAGCTCATGGCGCCTGCTTCGTTGATGCCTTCTTCAAGGATCTGACCTTTCTGGTCTTCCTTGTAGAACATCACCTGGTCTTTATCGACTGGCTCGTAGAGCTGGCCGACGGACGAGTAGATACCCAACTGACGGAACATGCCTTCCATACCGAAGGTACGGGCTTCGTCCGGGATGATCGGCACGATGCGCGGGCCGATTTCCTTGTCCTTGACCAGTTGCGCGAGGATCCGCACGAAGGCCATGGTGGTGGAGATTTCACGGTCGCCCGAACCATCGAGGATGGCCTTGAGTGTGTCCAGATCCGGAGTCGGTACGCTGAAGCTCTGTGCGCGGCGCTGCGGTACGAAACCGCCCAGTGCGGCACGACGCTCGGCGAGGTAGCGGGCTTCGGCGCTGTTTGGCTCAGGCTTGAAGAACGGCAGGTTCTCCAGCTCTTCGTCACGGACCGGGATGTCGAAGCGGTCGCGGAACAACTTCAGGCTGTCGACATCGACTTTCTTGGTGTTGTGCGCGGTGTTTTTCGCTTCGCCGGCACCGGTGCCATAACCCTTGATGGTCTTGGCGAGGATGACGGTTGGCTGTTCTTTGTGGTTGACCGCTTCGTGGTACGCCGCGTAGACCTTGTACGGGTCGTGGCCGCCACGGTTGAGCTTCCAGATCTCGTCGTCGGACAGATCGGCAACCATTGCCTTGAGTTCAGGCGTGTTGAAGAAGTGCTCGCGAACGAACGCGCCGTCTTTGGCTTTGTAGTTCTGGTACTCGCCGTCGATGACTTCGTCCATGCGACGCTGCAGGATGCCGTCGACGTCCTTGGCCAGCAGTGGGTCCCAGAAACGGCCCCAGATGACTTTGGTCACGTTCCACTGTGCACCGCGGAACACGCCTTCGAGTTCCTGGATGATCTTGCCGTTGCCGCGAACCGGGCCGTCGAGGCGCTGCAGGTTGCAGTTGATGACGAAGATCAGGTTGTCCAGCTTCTCGCGGCCGGCCAGGGAGATTGCGCCCAGGGATTCCGGCTCGTCGCACTCGCCGTCGCCCAGGAAGCACCAGACTTTCTGTTTGCCCGGCTGAATGAAACCGCGGTGTTCCAGGTACTTCATGAAACGTGCCTGGTAGATCGCCTGGATCGGGCCCAGACCCATCGATACGGTCGGGAACTGCCAGAAGTCAGGCATCAGCCACGGGTGCGGATAGGACGACAGGCCTTGACCATCGACTTCCTGACGGAAGTTGTTCATCTGGTCTTCGGTGATGCGGCCTTCCATGAAGGCACGGGCGTAAACGCCTGGCGAGGTGTGGCCCTGGAAGTAGATCAGGTCGCCGCCGTGTTCGTCGGTCGGGGCCTGGAAGAAGTAGTTGAAGCCGATGTCATACAGGGTCGCACTGGAAGCGAAGCTGGAGATGTGACCACCCAGGTCAGAATCTTTCAGGTTCGTACGCATTACCATGGCCATCGCGTTCCAGCGTACCAGCGAGCGAATGCGGCGTTCCATGAACAGGTCGCCAGGCATGCGTGCTTCGTGGGTAACGGGAATCGTGTTGCGGTAAGGCGTGGTGATGGCGTAAGGGAGCTGCGAACCGCTGCGGGTCGCCAGTTCACCCATACGGGTCATCAGATAGTGAGCACGGTCTTCGCCTTCTTTGTCGAGAACCGATTCCAGGGCGTCCAGCCATTCCTGGGTTTCGACGGGATCGAGGTCTTGCATGGCTTGCTCCAGGGCGGAAAGGCTTCCAGAATCGGTTGCCTGAGTTTGCGACTGGCCTTGTGGGCAGACGATTTAAAATTCTTGGATTGCCGACAGGTTGTTCCGGCGGCGTGTAGTTTTACTACAAATCTTCCGGCATTTCAGCCTTTCGAATGTATAGACGAGTAGTAAAACTACAGAAGAATGGCTCGTGGCCTCCAACTGCGTTGTGAGAATAATCGTTAAGGTTGGTCTTTT comes from the Pseudomonas granadensis genome and includes:
- the aceE gene encoding pyruvate dehydrogenase (acetyl-transferring), homodimeric type codes for the protein MQDLDPVETQEWLDALESVLDKEGEDRAHYLMTRMGELATRSGSQLPYAITTPYRNTIPVTHEARMPGDLFMERRIRSLVRWNAMAMVMRTNLKDSDLGGHISSFASSATLYDIGFNYFFQAPTDEHGGDLIYFQGHTSPGVYARAFMEGRITEDQMNNFRQEVDGQGLSSYPHPWLMPDFWQFPTVSMGLGPIQAIYQARFMKYLEHRGFIQPGKQKVWCFLGDGECDEPESLGAISLAGREKLDNLIFVINCNLQRLDGPVRGNGKIIQELEGVFRGAQWNVTKVIWGRFWDPLLAKDVDGILQRRMDEVIDGEYQNYKAKDGAFVREHFFNTPELKAMVADLSDDEIWKLNRGGHDPYKVYAAYHEAVNHKEQPTVILAKTIKGYGTGAGEAKNTAHNTKKVDVDSLKLFRDRFDIPVRDEELENLPFFKPEPNSAEARYLAERRAALGGFVPQRRAQSFSVPTPDLDTLKAILDGSGDREISTTMAFVRILAQLVKDKEIGPRIVPIIPDEARTFGMEGMFRQLGIYSSVGQLYEPVDKDQVMFYKEDQKGQILEEGINEAGAMSSFIAAGTSYSSHNQPMLPFYIFYSMFGFQRIGDLAWAAGDSRTRGFLIGGTAGRTTLNGEGLQHEDGHSHLLAATIPNCRTYDPTYGYELAVIIQDGMKKMTEEQQDIFYYITVMNESYQQPAMPAGAEEGIKKGMYLLEEDTRDAAHHVQLMGSGTILREVREAAKILREEFNVGADVWSVTSFNELRRDGLAVERSNRLKPGQKPKLSYVEECLNGRKGPVIASTDYMKLFAEQIRQWVPSKEFKVLGTDGFGRSDSRKKLRHFFEVDRHFVVLAALEALADRGDIEPKVVAEAIVKFGIDPEKRNPLDC